From the Girardinichthys multiradiatus isolate DD_20200921_A chromosome 22, DD_fGirMul_XY1, whole genome shotgun sequence genome, one window contains:
- the nkx1.2la gene encoding NK1 transcription factor related 2-like,a, translated as MMASHKISFSIADILDPNKFNSKRAIELPIAKEKFTAPDAEETSLEWDSAAVRDFRDEDTNAGEETGDEDSMHPAVLPDPILTCSSSEHENSGRSTVATPQDPPHKRRRADPACAKPRRARTAFTYEQLVALENKFRATRYLSVCERLNLALSLSLTETQVKIWFQNRRTKWKKQNPGADSTLQSGSGSLVNVSPNPPSCNSGSGAFHQTFSNFSSGSVIFHTADGVPLSSTGGLLHPFMSSGFVQPTYFN; from the exons ATGATGGCTAGCCATAAGATTTCCTTTTCTATAGCTGATATATTGGATCCGAACAAATTTAACAGCAAAAGAGCAATCGAACTTCCCATCGCTAAGGAGAAGTTTACTGCGCCGGATGCAGAAGAAACAAGTTTGGAATGGGACAGCGCAGCGGTAAGAGACTTCAGAGATGAGGACACAAATGCAG gaGAGGAGACAGGAGATGAAGACTCCATGCATCCTGCGGTCCTTCCTGATCCCATTCTAACGTGTTCTTCCAGCGAACATGAGAACTCAGGCAGGAGCACCGTGGCAACCCCGCAGGACCCACCGCACAAGCGGCGGCGTGCAGACCCGGCATGTGCCAAACCGCGTCGCGCCAGAACAGCATTCACATACGAACAACTGGTGGCTCTAGAAAACAAGTTTCGCGCTACTCGGTACCTGTCCGTGTGCGAGAGACTGAACCTGGCTCTGTCCCTGAGTCTGACCGAAACGCAGGTGAAGATCTGGTTCCAGAACAGGAGAAccaagtggaaaaaacaaaaccccgGGGCGGACAGTACCTTGCAGAGCGGCTCCGGCTCCCTGGTCAACGTCAGTCCAAACCCACCATCCTGCAACTCAGGTTCCGGCGCCTTCCACCAAACTTTCTCCAACTTCAGCTCTGGGAGTGTGATTTTCCACACAGCTGATGGTGTTCCGCTTTCATCCACTGGAGGGCTCCTTCATCCTTTTATGTCAAGTGGATTCGTCCAACCGACTTACTTTAACTGA